In Alteromonas naphthalenivorans, one DNA window encodes the following:
- a CDS encoding ribokinase, with translation MAIINFGSINIDHVYQVDHFVQPGETLASTHYQQLLGGKGANQSIALAQAGADVRHVGSIHENDATFKQTLIKKGVDCRGVKCSETPSGHAIIQVTPSGENAIVLFGGANQTITADTVNKALLDTSSSDWVLTQNETSSIADVLRLAKESQLKVAFNPAPMSESVKALPLDCIDLLIVNETEAAALTDKEELDDILTVFKEQWSHCEVIITLGKAGVMMLRGNDTIEVEAFSVDAVDTTAAGDTFIGYFLSAYSTHTDAKRALIRGCAASAIAVTREGAAQSIPTQKEVDRFLAKHTK, from the coding sequence ATGGCAATAATAAATTTTGGCTCTATTAATATCGATCATGTTTATCAGGTAGATCACTTCGTTCAACCTGGTGAAACTCTTGCGTCTACTCACTACCAACAATTACTTGGTGGTAAAGGTGCGAACCAGTCAATTGCCCTAGCGCAAGCCGGTGCAGATGTTCGTCACGTAGGCAGCATTCATGAAAATGACGCAACGTTCAAACAAACGCTAATTAAAAAAGGCGTAGATTGTCGTGGTGTTAAATGCTCTGAAACCCCTTCAGGTCATGCCATTATTCAAGTAACGCCCAGTGGCGAAAATGCTATTGTGTTATTTGGTGGCGCAAACCAAACCATTACTGCCGATACCGTAAACAAAGCGTTGTTAGATACGTCGTCTTCTGATTGGGTACTTACCCAAAACGAAACCAGCAGTATTGCTGACGTACTTCGCTTGGCAAAAGAAAGTCAGCTTAAAGTTGCCTTTAACCCTGCACCTATGAGTGAGTCGGTTAAAGCCCTTCCTTTAGATTGTATCGATTTACTGATTGTAAACGAGACGGAAGCAGCAGCATTAACGGATAAAGAAGAATTAGACGATATTCTTACGGTATTTAAAGAGCAGTGGTCTCATTGCGAAGTTATTATTACACTAGGTAAAGCGGGTGTAATGATGTTAAGAGGAAACGATACCATAGAAGTGGAAGCGTTTTCTGTTGATGCAGTAGATACCACAGCCGCTGGCGATACTTTTATAGGTTACTTTTTATCTGCTTACAGTACTCACACTGATGCGAAACGTGCATTAATTAGAGGTTGTGCAGCTTCTGCTATTGCGGTTACCCGAGAGGGCGCTGCGCAGAGTATTCCTACGCAGAAAGAAGTAGACCGTTTCTTGGCAAAGCACACTAAATAA
- a CDS encoding UPF0149 family protein, with product MEKQLDYDSVSNKLSQHGIVVDGAEVHGILCGMLCGGMSLTDQKWLSALSDTINQGENFNDATTYLLNTLFNQTCQQLLEPEFALQLMLPDDQAPINDRGEALINWVHGFMLGFGLHQQDLMQCSADVKEALEDFADIARMEEPMDADEESERALFEVMEYVKISAILCFSELGQSLLDDQQDKPSVH from the coding sequence GTGGAAAAACAGCTCGATTACGACAGCGTTAGCAACAAGTTATCGCAACACGGCATAGTGGTAGATGGCGCCGAAGTTCACGGTATTTTATGTGGCATGTTGTGTGGCGGAATGTCGCTAACCGATCAGAAGTGGCTTTCTGCATTAAGTGACACTATTAATCAAGGTGAAAACTTCAACGATGCGACCACTTATCTGTTAAACACATTGTTTAATCAAACGTGTCAGCAGTTACTTGAACCTGAGTTCGCCTTACAGTTAATGCTGCCTGACGATCAAGCCCCTATCAATGACAGAGGCGAAGCGTTAATTAATTGGGTGCACGGCTTTATGTTAGGATTTGGCTTACACCAGCAAGATTTAATGCAATGTTCTGCCGATGTAAAAGAAGCATTAGAAGATTTTGCTGACATCGCCCGTATGGAAGAACCTATGGATGCCGATGAAGAGTCGGAACGCGCCTTATTTGAAGTGATGGAATATGTGAAGATATCCGCTATTTTGTGCTTTAGCGAATTAGGGCAGTCTTTGCTTGATGATCAGCAAGATAAGCCATCTGTTCATTAA
- the pepP gene encoding Xaa-Pro aminopeptidase: MISAQEFIARQDRLLAQCLPNSVCVIPAAGLVTRSRDTEYLFRQNSDFWYLTGFEEADAWLILSNHPRYGESYRAMVCLPKDKDAEIWQGRRLGAEAALSRFSLDEAFELSELGDALLESLQGQDHLYFALGENEEADAQVNSAVATLRNAPKEALAPKTITDVRPILHEMRVFKSACEVAMMKAAAEITARAHKRAMQYAKPGCFEYQLEAELHHEFAMAGARAPAYSTIVGSGENACILHYTENSSQIQDGDLVLIDAGAEFQGYAADITRTFPVNGKFTKPQREIYELVLKAQESVLAMLGPGITLTDAMTHSAEVITEGLVALGVLKGSVGENLDQKAWRQFYMHGLGHFLGLDVHDVGNYKLNGQDRLLKPGMVLTVEPGIYIASDSDVPEQYKGIGVRIEDDVVVTATGVDILTADVPKTVKDIEALIQPANKESKKENTKEGSKA; this comes from the coding sequence ATGATTAGTGCGCAAGAATTTATCGCTCGTCAAGATAGACTGTTAGCGCAATGTTTGCCTAATAGTGTCTGTGTTATTCCGGCAGCAGGTTTAGTGACCCGAAGCCGAGATACTGAATACTTGTTCAGACAAAACAGCGACTTTTGGTATTTAACCGGGTTTGAAGAAGCCGACGCTTGGTTAATTTTATCGAATCATCCACGCTATGGTGAAAGTTATCGTGCCATGGTGTGTTTACCAAAAGATAAAGACGCTGAAATTTGGCAAGGCAGACGTTTAGGCGCAGAAGCGGCACTATCACGCTTCAGCCTAGATGAAGCCTTTGAGCTATCTGAACTAGGCGATGCTTTGCTTGAATCACTTCAAGGCCAAGACCATCTTTATTTCGCCTTAGGTGAAAATGAAGAAGCCGATGCACAGGTGAATAGCGCTGTTGCTACTTTGCGCAATGCACCAAAAGAAGCCTTAGCGCCCAAAACTATTACCGACGTTCGCCCTATTTTGCATGAAATGCGGGTGTTTAAATCGGCCTGTGAAGTGGCCATGATGAAAGCCGCCGCAGAAATTACCGCCCGCGCGCACAAGCGGGCTATGCAATATGCCAAACCTGGCTGCTTCGAATATCAACTGGAAGCGGAATTACATCATGAGTTCGCTATGGCAGGTGCTCGCGCGCCGGCTTACAGCACAATTGTGGGTAGCGGTGAAAATGCCTGTATTTTGCATTACACCGAAAATTCATCGCAAATCCAAGACGGCGATTTAGTACTAATAGACGCAGGCGCTGAATTTCAGGGTTATGCCGCAGACATTACCCGTACTTTCCCCGTAAATGGTAAATTTACTAAGCCACAGCGCGAGATATATGAGTTGGTGTTAAAAGCACAAGAGAGTGTATTGGCCATGCTTGGGCCAGGTATTACCTTAACCGATGCTATGACCCACAGCGCTGAAGTCATCACCGAAGGCTTGGTTGCCCTTGGCGTGTTAAAAGGCTCGGTAGGTGAAAACCTTGACCAAAAAGCATGGCGGCAGTTTTACATGCACGGGCTAGGGCACTTTTTAGGCTTAGATGTGCATGATGTAGGTAACTACAAATTGAACGGCCAAGACCGCTTATTAAAACCCGGCATGGTGCTTACCGTAGAACCGGGTATTTATATTGCTAGCGACAGCGATGTGCCTGAACAATACAAAGGTATTGGGGTGCGTATTGAAGATGATGTTGTGGTGACTGCAACAGGCGTAGACATCCTAACCGCCGATGTACCTAAAACGGTGAAAGACATCGAAGCCCTGATACAGCCAGCTAATAAAGAAAGTAAAAAAGAAAATACAAAAGAAGGTTCTAAAGCGTGA
- a CDS encoding FAD-dependent oxidoreductase has translation MSQQDVVIVGGGIVGCVLAKGLSEQAGLSVTLVDAASPSNAASSSNASSSSNESNVFNPLTDTRVIALARRTVNELNAMGVGLAELAKQNQGKIEHIEVSDKGGIGLTNLSSSEFGINTFGQVVSLSALTHNVMSQSKQYQHIAPATVTHLARETDSTLVTLNNGSTINAKLLVIADGGRSSLAQQVGLTRHTDDYQQVAIIFNAHTSEPHHNKAYERFTKNGPVAFLPFDSEINGHVAKGKGFSVVWTVAREHAESLIQLSPEAFIRRLQQEFGYRQGQITAISELASYPLALSYTDALTSHRAVVVGNAAQALHPIAGQGFNLGLRDIITLVNTLKGVTDPGEFNVLNDYAAKRSKDRTATITLTDTLVRTFSNSHFPLVAARNMALTALNVIPSAKRAFVQQTTGYGRSV, from the coding sequence GTGAGCCAGCAAGACGTAGTGATTGTAGGTGGCGGCATAGTAGGCTGCGTGTTGGCTAAAGGCCTATCTGAACAAGCGGGCCTTTCGGTGACTTTGGTAGATGCCGCCAGCCCCTCAAATGCAGCTAGCTCTTCCAATGCAAGCAGCTCCTCTAATGAAAGCAACGTCTTTAACCCGTTAACCGATACGCGGGTAATCGCCCTTGCTAGGCGAACAGTCAATGAGTTAAATGCCATGGGCGTAGGGCTAGCTGAGCTAGCAAAACAAAATCAAGGCAAAATTGAACATATTGAAGTAAGCGATAAAGGTGGTATTGGCTTAACGAATTTATCGAGCAGTGAATTTGGTATTAATACCTTTGGGCAAGTAGTGTCGCTAAGTGCGCTTACCCATAATGTGATGTCGCAAAGCAAGCAGTATCAGCACATTGCACCCGCCACGGTCACTCATTTAGCCCGTGAAACCGACAGTACGCTAGTCACGCTTAATAACGGCAGCACCATTAATGCAAAACTTTTGGTGATTGCCGATGGTGGTCGCTCTTCACTTGCTCAGCAAGTAGGGCTAACCCGCCACACTGACGATTACCAGCAAGTGGCTATTATTTTCAATGCCCATACTAGCGAGCCTCATCACAACAAAGCTTACGAGCGTTTTACCAAAAACGGGCCCGTTGCATTTTTACCTTTCGACAGTGAAATTAATGGGCATGTGGCGAAAGGAAAGGGGTTTTCCGTAGTATGGACGGTTGCTCGTGAGCACGCGGAATCACTTATTCAGCTTAGCCCTGAAGCGTTTATTCGGCGGTTACAGCAAGAATTTGGTTACCGGCAGGGGCAAATTACAGCCATCAGTGAATTGGCTAGCTACCCACTAGCATTAAGTTACACCGATGCACTTACCAGCCATCGTGCGGTAGTGGTAGGTAATGCGGCCCAAGCGTTGCACCCAATTGCAGGGCAAGGGTTTAACCTTGGACTTCGCGATATTATTACCTTGGTGAACACGCTTAAAGGCGTGACCGATCCGGGGGAATTTAACGTACTTAATGATTACGCCGCCAAGCGCAGTAAAGACAGAACCGCCACTATTACGTTAACCGACACGTTAGTACGTACGTTTTCGAATAGTCATTTCCCCTTAGTGGCAGCAAGAAATATGGCACTAACTGCATTAAATGTGATACCAAGTGCGAAGCGTGCGTTTGTGCAGCAAACCACAGGATATGGGCGCAGTGTTTAA
- a CDS encoding FAD-dependent 2-octaprenylphenol hydroxylase, whose product MQHADIAIVGGGIVGLTLAAALKDAPCRIAIINKGLIDQPLGDKPGARVSAINQANISALKKADVWQHIDASRANPYNAMHVWDKDSFGDIHFAGNDTGGELESDTLGVIIENLALVNGLAHSVLKQDNVVVIDTTIERVLSSSQQNMLMLENGDALSCRLLVGADGANSFVRKQANFPITFRDYEHTAIVANIRTQQPHENVARQAFTPTGPLALLPMRDPNVCSIVWSQTPDAAKTLQGYSDSEFCNALVAASNNALGPVSLETSRTAFPLTMRYAREWAKDGIVLVGDAAHTIHPLAGQGANLGMQDALALAALLGTLLEEQKDIGQLRYLRPYERARKTEAMKMIAAMDGFKFLFDGNDPLKKLIRGVGLAATDKLSAVKQAFVNHAMGL is encoded by the coding sequence ATGCAACATGCCGATATCGCCATTGTAGGCGGTGGAATAGTAGGGTTAACCCTAGCCGCAGCGCTAAAAGACGCGCCGTGCCGTATCGCTATTATAAATAAAGGCTTGATAGACCAGCCACTAGGCGACAAGCCAGGGGCACGGGTTAGCGCAATTAATCAGGCTAATATTAGCGCGTTGAAAAAAGCCGATGTTTGGCAGCATATCGATGCAAGCAGAGCTAACCCGTACAATGCCATGCACGTGTGGGATAAAGACAGCTTTGGTGATATTCACTTTGCAGGTAACGATACTGGGGGTGAACTAGAAAGCGATACCTTGGGCGTTATTATCGAAAATCTTGCTTTAGTTAATGGCCTAGCCCATTCGGTACTAAAGCAAGATAACGTTGTGGTAATTGATACCACCATAGAGCGTGTATTAAGTAGCTCTCAGCAAAACATGCTAATGCTAGAAAACGGCGATGCGCTGTCGTGCAGATTATTAGTGGGCGCCGACGGTGCTAATTCCTTCGTGCGCAAACAAGCTAATTTTCCTATTACGTTTCGCGATTACGAACACACCGCCATTGTTGCAAACATTCGTACCCAACAACCTCATGAAAACGTAGCGCGCCAAGCATTCACGCCAACAGGGCCATTAGCGTTATTGCCTATGCGCGACCCCAATGTATGCTCTATTGTATGGTCGCAAACCCCAGATGCTGCTAAAACCTTACAAGGGTATTCCGATAGCGAATTTTGTAATGCGCTAGTAGCGGCAAGCAACAATGCATTAGGCCCAGTATCGCTTGAAACCTCTAGAACCGCATTTCCGCTAACGATGCGTTATGCCCGAGAATGGGCAAAAGACGGCATAGTGCTGGTGGGCGATGCTGCCCACACTATTCATCCATTGGCGGGGCAGGGGGCCAACTTAGGTATGCAAGACGCATTAGCCTTGGCTGCATTACTCGGCACCTTGTTAGAGGAACAAAAAGACATAGGCCAGCTTCGTTACCTGCGCCCTTACGAGCGAGCGCGTAAAACCGAGGCAATGAAGATGATTGCCGCGATGGACGGGTTTAAATTTTTATTCGATGGCAACGACCCGCTTAAGAAGCTAATTAGAGGTGTAGGCTTAGCCGCTACCGATAAACTTAGCGCGGTTAAACAGGCTTTTGTCAACCACGCAATGGGGCTTTAA
- a CDS encoding M28 family metallopeptidase, which yields MAFALLALASIGSASVALPALAQADTPSTVTISDSDLDLYRTHVSTLASDKFEGRGPLSAGETLTVNYLVEAYKALGLKPAFGDSYTQPVPLAKITPSGDMALTLGQHTFAGGSAFTARTQRIVKDITLKNSDVIFVGYGINAPEYNWNDYAGLDVKGKTVVMLVNDPGFASKDPDLFQGNAMTYYGRWTYKYEEAARQGAEAVFIVHETMPAGYGWGVVENSNSNTKFTLVDNNKNLSQVGVMGWLHLNTARTVFEQAGLDYAALKEQATTPGFKPIPMKVKASLTFSNTITHAQSLNVAGVLPGASAADEWVMLHAHWDHLGKSEKNGKTVIYNGAVDNASGVAGVLTLANNLVAQSEQTPFERTLMFSAFTAEETGLLGADHFAKNPPIPTANMVAFLNIDGMNVNNAVDYILQYGEGYSSLEDDLSATAAAQGRSVKLDPRPQNGLFFRSDHFALARQGVPSLLFMSLGDTDPNFIANRYHKADDDYLPSWTLGGVQQDLALIGTMMSNLANGQQWPVWKRDSDFKKKRLIDRPEAPAAGLVETAAETAESEAPKQ from the coding sequence ATGGCTTTTGCCTTATTGGCGCTAGCCAGTATAGGATCAGCCAGTGTAGCGCTACCCGCGTTAGCGCAGGCAGATACGCCATCAACGGTTACCATCAGCGACAGCGACTTAGACTTATACCGTACTCACGTTAGTACGTTAGCAAGCGACAAGTTTGAAGGCCGCGGGCCCTTGTCAGCAGGGGAAACCCTTACCGTCAATTACTTGGTGGAAGCCTACAAAGCCCTTGGTTTAAAACCGGCTTTTGGCGATAGCTACACCCAGCCTGTGCCCTTGGCAAAAATTACCCCTTCAGGTGATATGGCCTTAACCTTGGGCCAGCACACCTTTGCTGGTGGCAGTGCATTCACCGCTAGAACCCAACGAATTGTGAAAGACATTACATTAAAAAATAGTGATGTCATTTTTGTGGGCTACGGCATTAATGCGCCTGAATATAATTGGAATGACTACGCCGGGTTAGATGTGAAAGGCAAAACAGTGGTTATGCTGGTGAACGACCCTGGCTTTGCGTCAAAAGACCCTGACTTATTCCAAGGCAATGCCATGACCTACTATGGCCGCTGGACTTACAAGTACGAAGAAGCCGCCCGCCAAGGCGCTGAAGCCGTATTTATTGTTCACGAAACCATGCCTGCTGGTTATGGCTGGGGCGTGGTTGAAAACTCTAACTCAAATACCAAATTCACCTTAGTAGATAACAATAAAAACTTATCTCAAGTTGGCGTAATGGGGTGGTTACATCTTAATACGGCACGTACGGTGTTCGAACAAGCTGGGCTAGATTACGCCGCACTTAAAGAACAAGCAACAACGCCAGGGTTCAAACCTATTCCTATGAAAGTGAAAGCCTCGTTGACCTTTTCAAATACCATCACCCATGCTCAGTCGCTGAACGTAGCTGGCGTATTGCCGGGCGCATCGGCCGCAGACGAGTGGGTAATGTTGCATGCCCATTGGGATCACTTAGGGAAAAGTGAGAAAAACGGTAAAACCGTGATTTATAATGGCGCGGTAGATAATGCCTCGGGCGTGGCCGGAGTGCTAACCCTAGCCAATAACTTGGTAGCACAAAGCGAGCAAACACCGTTTGAACGTACCCTAATGTTCAGTGCATTTACTGCCGAAGAAACCGGCTTACTGGGCGCCGATCACTTTGCCAAAAATCCGCCTATTCCAACCGCTAATATGGTGGCGTTTTTAAATATAGACGGCATGAACGTAAATAACGCGGTAGATTATATTTTGCAGTATGGCGAAGGGTACTCTTCACTTGAAGATGATTTAAGTGCTACTGCCGCAGCGCAAGGGCGCTCGGTGAAGCTCGATCCGCGCCCACAAAATGGGTTGTTCTTTCGCTCTGATCATTTCGCGCTTGCTCGCCAAGGCGTGCCTTCATTATTGTTTATGAGCTTAGGCGATACCGACCCTAATTTTATAGCCAACCGCTACCACAAAGCCGACGACGATTACCTACCAAGCTGGACATTGGGCGGTGTACAACAAGACTTAGCTTTAATTGGCACCATGATGTCTAATTTAGCAAACGGCCAGCAATGGCCGGTGTGGAAACGCGATTCAGACTTTAAGAAAAAACGCTTGATAGACAGACCAGAGGCACCGGCCGCCGGCTTAGTTGAAACAGCGGCTGAAACAGCAGAGTCTGAAGCACCAAAACAGTAG
- a CDS encoding multidrug transporter, which translates to MSWVFFTLGAVVMQTVRNALQSKLSAHVDTVGVTLSRFLFAPPIALIYLIILHTVSPQPLPSFGSSLVEASSASFSLSFIVVVLLASVLQIAATAFMVVLFKQKNFAIGAGLAKSEALVAGVLGMLFFGSYLTLLGWIGIGIGGLAVFVLSSGNKAQGLSLKTLLIGIACGTCFALTSLFVREASHMLAMPFVHSAAWVLLWVLCIQAVGLSSYILVTKPQVFKQIVGRLPHCITISAVSCFGSICWFTAMALQHVALVKTLGQLEVLLTLLLAHYWLKNKVTLQEIVGLLLIALAAVLVMWA; encoded by the coding sequence ATGAGCTGGGTATTTTTCACCCTTGGTGCGGTAGTAATGCAAACCGTGCGAAATGCCCTGCAAAGCAAACTTAGCGCTCACGTCGATACCGTGGGCGTTACCCTTTCTCGGTTTTTATTCGCACCACCCATAGCCCTAATTTATTTAATTATTCTGCATACAGTTTCACCTCAGCCTCTTCCTTCTTTTGGAAGCTCTTTAGTAGAAGCATCAAGCGCTTCGTTTAGCCTCTCATTTATAGTCGTTGTACTGTTAGCCTCGGTACTTCAAATTGCAGCCACCGCGTTTATGGTGGTGTTATTCAAACAAAAGAACTTTGCCATTGGAGCAGGGCTTGCCAAAAGTGAAGCGCTGGTGGCGGGCGTGCTAGGTATGCTGTTTTTTGGCAGCTATTTAACGTTACTCGGATGGATAGGCATTGGAATAGGTGGGCTAGCCGTATTTGTCTTAAGTAGTGGCAACAAAGCGCAGGGCTTAAGTTTAAAAACCTTGTTGATAGGCATAGCGTGTGGAACCTGCTTTGCACTTACCTCGTTATTTGTTCGCGAAGCCAGCCATATGCTAGCCATGCCTTTTGTGCACAGTGCTGCTTGGGTGTTGTTGTGGGTGTTATGTATTCAGGCCGTTGGTTTAAGCAGTTATATTTTGGTTACCAAACCTCAAGTGTTTAAACAGATTGTTGGGCGTTTACCCCACTGCATTACTATTAGTGCGGTGAGTTGCTTCGGCTCTATATGCTGGTTTACTGCCATGGCGCTGCAACATGTGGCGTTAGTAAAAACTTTAGGGCAATTAGAAGTATTATTAACCTTGCTGCTAGCGCACTATTGGCTTAAAAATAAAGTCACCTTGCAAGAAATAGTGGGCTTGTTACTCATTGCCCTAGCGGCGGTGCTAGTTATGTGGGCCTAG